The nucleotide window TCCATCACTTGGCAGCCGGCGGGAATGTCCAGGCCGGCTAGTGGGTCGTACATCGGTTCGGCGGGGCAGAGTTCTACCCCGTCAACGGCGTCGACGAGCTGTGCGAATCCCCCGAGCCCGATTTCGGCGTAGTGGTTGACTTTCACCCCGGTTGCTTCTTCCACGGTTTGGGTGAGTAGTTCGGGGCCGCCGAAGAAGAAGGCAGAGTTGATTTTTTCCATCCCGTAGCCGGGGATGTTGACGTAGGAGTCCCTGGGAATCGACAGGATCGTGGGTTTGCCGCTGAGAGGCACGTGGACCAGCATGATGGTGTCGGTGCGTGCGCTGCCGAGGTCGCCGCCGGTGGCGAGCCTAGCGGCGTCTTCTTCGCTTAAACCCGCGCGGGAGTCGGAGCCGACGAGCAGCCAGTTGGTGCCGGTGCTGAAACTGGCGCTGGTGCCGGCGTCGACACGTATGAGTTTGGTGTCGACCCAGATGAGGGTGCCACCGATGATCAGCACGACGACCATGATGGCGGCGAGGAGCCGCCGGAAGATCCGCCCTAGGATGCTTCCTTTTTTCTTAGCTGGCCTCTTCTTGGGTGTTCGGCCTGCCGGCATGTGGTGCGCGGGTGTGTGTTGTGCTGTTCCGGCGTGCACGGCTTGGGGTGTGCGCCTGCGTTCACCTCTGCCGACCGTAGGGTTTTCTGCGTAATGACGTCGCGGGGGTTGCTGCCGCGCATCATAGACGCGTGTCTGTTCGGGTCGTTGGATTGGTTGGGGCCGCCGGGGCTCGCGGGTTTCCCGTGGTTGACGGCGTTCGCGGGGCGTGACGGGGTATTTGGTGGGGCGCACGTTGCGCACGGGCCTGCCGAATCGGTCGAGGATTGGTCGGCCGAAGCGGTCACGCGCGATGTCATCTCCGTAATCATCACCCTCGCCATAATTATCGCCGTAATTATCGGACATAACATACTCCGGTGCCGTGGTGGGGGCAGTAGCCGCCGGGGTTCTTCTCCAGGTATCGCTGGTGGTAGTCTTCGGCCGACCAGAATCCGGTGCCGGCCTGGTCCATCAAGACGACCTGGGTGGTTATCGGACCGTAGCCTTGCTGCGCCAACTGCTTGCCGTACGCGTCGAGGATGCGTTCGACCGTCGCGGCGTCATCACTGGTGGGGAGGAAAAATACGGAGCGGTATTGGGTCCCGATGTCGGCGCCTTGGCGGTTGCCTTGGGTGGGGTCGTGGTTTTCTAGCGCCAGCACAACGAGGTCTTCGAGGCTGGTCACTTGGGGGTCGAAGCGCACCCGCACGACTTCCGCATGACCGGTGGAACCAGAGCATACGGCCCGGTAGCTCGGGTTGGAGGTTCGGCCGCCGGCATAGCCCACCTGGGTGTCGGTGACGCCGGGGGTTTCCCAGAACAGCTTCTCCGCGCCCCAAAAGCAGCCCATACCTACCCAAAACTCGTTCATCCTTCTATGTGTATCATGGTGCGCACATGGCTTGCCGCTCTTCGCGCCCTCCCCCGGGCAACCTGTGCCAGGGATCACCAGTAATCGATGCTGGTTTGTGTGGGGCTGTTGGGTGGCATATCTGATGAAAGGAAACACCATGACCGTCTACAC belongs to Corynebacterium argentoratense DSM 44202 and includes:
- a CDS encoding LCP family protein — its product is MSDNYGDNYGEGDDYGDDIARDRFGRPILDRFGRPVRNVRPTKYPVTPRERRQPRETREPRRPQPIQRPEQTRVYDARQQPPRRHYAENPTVGRGERRRTPQAVHAGTAQHTPAHHMPAGRTPKKRPAKKKGSILGRIFRRLLAAIMVVVLIIGGTLIWVDTKLIRVDAGTSASFSTGTNWLLVGSDSRAGLSEEDAARLATGGDLGSARTDTIMLVHVPLSGKPTILSIPRDSYVNIPGYGMEKINSAFFFGGPELLTQTVEEATGVKVNHYAEIGLGGFAQLVDAVDGVELCPAEPMYDPLAGLDIPAGCQVMDGATALGYVRTRATAMGDLDRVVRQREFFSAVVHKLSHVNPLHINDLIGVTSYLTVGKHDHSWNLARLAWAMRGGVDTETVPVAGFEDTEIGNVVIWDEGAAQQMFSQF
- the msrA gene encoding peptide-methionine (S)-S-oxide reductase MsrA, coding for MNEFWVGMGCFWGAEKLFWETPGVTDTQVGYAGGRTSNPSYRAVCSGSTGHAEVVRVRFDPQVTSLEDLVVLALENHDPTQGNRQGADIGTQYRSVFFLPTSDDAATVERILDAYGKQLAQQGYGPITTQVVLMDQAGTGFWSAEDYHQRYLEKNPGGYCPHHGTGVCYVR